One window of Treponema denticola genomic DNA carries:
- a CDS encoding DUF2752 domain-containing protein has translation MTCIIRALFSCPCPTCGVTRAIISLLKSDIRNYCYYNIMGVPLCIATVLMFFGEKNKVCEKASICILIINLLYYIYRLCAGNIP, from the coding sequence ATGACTTGTATAATAAGAGCATTATTTAGTTGCCCGTGTCCGACATGTGGCGTTACACGGGCAATAATTAGTTTATTAAAAAGCGATATAAGAAATTATTGTTATTATAATATAATGGGAGTTCCGTTATGTATTGCAACAGTATTAATGTTTTTTGGAGAAAAGAATAAAGTCTGTGAGAAGGCAAGTATTTGTATATTAATAATTAATTTATTATATTACATCTATAGATTATGTGCTGGAAATATTCCATAA
- a CDS encoding TM2 domain-containing protein — protein sequence MDANKIDMFFVANGKKLPGEKAAIIREKMVTIDDSRYATISSVEMKDPTTMLLISIFLGEFGVDRFMLGNTGMGILKLLTAGLCGVLWLIDLIQISGKTKEYNYNALMQIL from the coding sequence ATGGACGCAAATAAAATTGATATGTTTTTTGTAGCAAATGGGAAGAAATTGCCTGGTGAAAAAGCAGCAATTATTCGAGAAAAAATGGTAACCATAGATGATTCAAGATATGCCACAATAAGTTCAGTTGAGATGAAAGATCCCACAACGATGTTACTTATAAGCATTTTCCTTGGTGAATTTGGAGTTGATAGATTTATGCTTGGCAATACCGGAATGGGAATTCTAAAATTATTGACAGCAGGGTTATGTGGAGTCCTTTGGTTAATAGATCTGATACAAATTAGTGGAAAGACGAAGGAATATAATTATAATGCATTAATGCAAATATTATAA
- a CDS encoding type II toxin-antitoxin system prevent-host-death family antitoxin has product MIAIKPVSDLRNYNEVLQDVADESPVFLTKNGRGCYAVISIRDYEKLTATKTLFSELKKGEESALQNGWLDTTQVRKIAGF; this is encoded by the coding sequence ATGATTGCTATAAAACCTGTTTCGGATTTGCGTAATTATAATGAAGTTTTGCAGGATGTTGCTGATGAATCGCCGGTCTTTCTTACTAAAAATGGCAGGGGGTGTTATGCGGTAATTTCCATAAGAGATTACGAAAAATTAACGGCTACGAAAACTCTTTTTTCTGAATTGAAGAAAGGTGAAGAATCTGCTTTGCAAAACGGATGGCTGGACACAACACAAGTCAGAAAAATAGCGGGATTTTGA
- a CDS encoding prevent-host-death family protein, translating to MLLKETTSKQDRIDIALEMYNLIGITKKTLRKTKIGWFVVIIIGIGTLVMGYFMRTTGKNDNFRYFIYLFGIFYIIRSMIGLIFLEREYKARVAKKLKKYDAEVLKRYNISENIETIIEVTDSYIETVSLGTISRYNLQDYITNSESEKFYILEFSNGRYIFLKKEILGKKENYDAIIKTIEEKENILLSGR from the coding sequence ATGTTACTTAAAGAAACGACTTCTAAACAAGATAGAATAGATATTGCACTCGAAATGTATAATTTAATTGGAATAACAAAAAAGACACTTCGCAAAACAAAAATAGGCTGGTTTGTTGTTATTATAATTGGAATAGGAACATTAGTAATGGGGTATTTTATGAGAACTACCGGAAAAAATGATAATTTTCGATATTTCATTTATTTATTTGGTATTTTCTATATTATTCGTTCTATGATTGGCCTAATTTTTTTAGAGAGAGAGTACAAAGCTCGTGTTGCAAAAAAATTAAAAAAATATGATGCCGAAGTACTAAAGAGATATAACATTTCTGAGAATATTGAAACAATTATAGAAGTAACTGATAGTTATATTGAAACAGTAAGTCTTGGTACGATTTCTAGGTATAACTTACAAGATTATATTACAAACTCTGAATCAGAAAAATTTTATATTTTAGAATTCTCAAATGGAAGGTATATTTTCTTAAAAAAAGAAATATTGGGAAAGAAAGAAAATTATGATGCGATTATAAAAACAATAGAAGAAAAAGAGAATATTTTATTATCAGGTAGGTAG
- a CDS encoding S66 family peptidase — translation MIKKIAIISLSRGILGESFVQHEVKIGMKRLNDYGLEVVTTENALKGITYLSEHPELRANDLLNALSDKSIDMILCAIGGDDTYRLLPYFFENDELKKVVENNKKIFLGYSDTTMNHFMLHKVGLNTFYGQAFLPDICELDNEMLPYTSKYFEELIRTGTIREIQPSEYWYEERKSFDESQIGVPKNKHKNLGFELLQGSATFNGQILGGCIESIYDMFDNSRYSDTVDLCKKYNLFPTLDDWTNKILLLESSEEKTHPKLYKKMLIKLKETGIFSVIKGIIVGKPMDEAYYKDYKKILIEIVEDSNLPIVYNVNIGHASPKCIIPFGVMAYVDARKQVIRFESST, via the coding sequence TTGATAAAAAAGATAGCAATAATAAGTCTTTCAAGAGGAATTCTTGGAGAATCTTTTGTTCAGCATGAAGTAAAAATTGGAATGAAAAGACTTAATGATTACGGCCTTGAAGTCGTTACTACTGAAAATGCTTTAAAAGGAATAACTTATTTGTCTGAACATCCTGAATTAAGGGCTAACGATTTGTTAAATGCTTTGAGTGACAAATCTATAGATATGATTTTATGCGCAATAGGCGGAGATGATACATACCGCCTTTTACCTTATTTTTTTGAGAATGATGAGCTAAAAAAGGTTGTTGAAAATAATAAAAAAATCTTTTTAGGTTATTCAGATACGACAATGAATCATTTTATGCTCCATAAAGTAGGATTAAATACTTTTTATGGTCAGGCCTTTCTTCCTGATATTTGTGAGCTTGATAATGAGATGCTTCCATACACGAGTAAGTATTTTGAAGAATTGATTCGTACCGGAACAATAAGGGAAATACAACCAAGTGAATATTGGTATGAAGAAAGAAAATCATTTGATGAATCCCAGATTGGTGTCCCTAAAAACAAACATAAAAACTTAGGTTTTGAACTTTTACAAGGTAGTGCAACATTTAATGGACAAATTTTAGGCGGCTGTATAGAATCCATTTATGATATGTTTGATAATTCTCGATATTCTGACACAGTGGATTTATGTAAAAAATATAATTTATTCCCAACACTAGACGATTGGACGAATAAAATTCTGCTTCTTGAATCAAGTGAAGAGAAAACTCATCCTAAGTTATATAAAAAAATGCTGATAAAACTAAAAGAAACAGGTATCTTTTCCGTAATAAAGGGAATTATAGTTGGAAAACCTATGGATGAAGCTTATTATAAAGATTATAAAAAAATTCTAATTGAAATAGTAGAAGATTCAAATCTACCGATTGTTTATAATGTAAATATAGGACATGCGTCTCCAAAATGTATTATTCCTTTTGGAGTAATGGCTTACGTTGATGCAAGAAAGCAAGTAATTAGATTTGAGAGCAGCACCTAA
- a CDS encoding phospholipase D-like domain-containing protein, which yields MKLFLDYKTTRKFAVLIKDIPDNVTEISASIAYTQDDTLMKICNKKKIHLDWWGLFNSDISSKLEIVKDAIKSPYIKFFPFAELFHSKLIWFHGYGVYIGSHNLTENAMYYNVETGIFIPEDELTEEYKIEIEKYFSFLRENSIPATMEDAELMEKYIEESKIENEHRRFIKQNLDNLFEERFSHLFILKHGVYDWENDKEKNNDKKKLFFLQEWRETQKYLRIIHEKIRNIKQPSWVDTTADISIITDQVLHAYYYSYLLKEKDEGLKSSELVNTEYEKNKSDPDGAIQQAIEWWKTLSTPPSNENVHINEWNKSNKVILSNLRNRDLTKEELITVFNQNHAARNHARQMKNSDFGLPSDFKASMEERVDYYVEWILKQRTSSGLTIQETMKYLLFEDTVNLEERVYNTIYNPKYRIDHFGRSIVGELVGWGRPEITHLRNNRVNKGLRALGFNVTLFSD from the coding sequence ATGAAATTATTTTTAGACTATAAAACAACTAGGAAATTCGCTGTTCTAATTAAAGATATTCCTGATAATGTAACAGAAATATCAGCATCTATAGCTTATACTCAAGACGATACTTTGATGAAAATTTGCAATAAGAAAAAAATACATCTTGATTGGTGGGGTTTGTTCAATTCTGATATTTCCTCAAAGTTAGAAATCGTTAAAGACGCGATAAAATCTCCATATATTAAGTTTTTTCCTTTTGCAGAGTTGTTTCATTCAAAATTGATTTGGTTTCATGGATATGGAGTTTATATCGGCTCTCATAATTTAACTGAAAATGCTATGTATTATAATGTTGAAACAGGCATTTTCATACCAGAGGATGAATTAACCGAAGAATATAAGATAGAAATTGAAAAGTATTTTTCCTTTCTAAGAGAGAATAGCATTCCTGCTACTATGGAAGATGCAGAATTGATGGAAAAATATATAGAAGAGTCAAAAATCGAGAATGAACATCGAAGATTTATAAAACAAAACCTTGATAATTTATTTGAGGAAAGATTCTCCCACTTGTTTATCTTAAAACATGGAGTTTACGACTGGGAAAATGATAAAGAGAAAAATAATGATAAAAAAAAGTTGTTTTTCTTGCAAGAATGGAGAGAAACACAAAAATATTTGAGAATAATACATGAGAAAATAAGAAATATAAAACAACCAAGTTGGGTAGATACAACTGCAGATATTTCAATAATAACAGATCAAGTTTTGCATGCATACTATTATTCTTATTTATTGAAAGAAAAAGATGAAGGTTTAAAAAGTTCTGAGTTAGTTAATACCGAATATGAAAAAAATAAATCTGATCCGGATGGAGCAATTCAACAAGCCATTGAATGGTGGAAAACGTTATCAACTCCGCCAAGTAATGAAAATGTGCATATTAACGAATGGAATAAATCTAATAAAGTAATACTTTCAAATTTAAGAAATAGAGACTTGACAAAAGAAGAATTAATTACTGTTTTTAATCAAAATCATGCAGCTAGAAATCATGCACGGCAGATGAAAAATTCTGATTTTGGTTTACCCTCAGATTTTAAGGCATCCATGGAAGAACGAGTGGATTACTACGTGGAGTGGATTTTGAAACAAAGAACATCAAGCGGTTTAACTATTCAAGAAACTATGAAATATTTGCTTTTTGAAGATACAGTTAATCTTGAAGAACGTGTTTATAATACAATATATAATCCCAAATATCGCATAGACCATTTTGGAAGAAGTATTGTTGGTGAATTAGTTGGCTGGGGACGGCCTGAGATTACACATTTAAGAAATAATCGTGTAAATAAAGGATTAAGAGCTTTAGGATTTAATGTTACTCTATTCTCTGATTAA
- a CDS encoding type II toxin-antitoxin system RelE/ParE family toxin, whose amino-acid sequence MFEIKIAPQAAADLLEIKNYIENELQNPIAAHNTISKIIETYENLAFSPNIGISVEKYVSFPTDYKFVLANNYSIFYRIENEVIRIIRILYSRRDFVRILFGENSK is encoded by the coding sequence ATGTTTGAGATAAAGATTGCTCCGCAAGCGGCAGCAGACTTACTTGAAATTAAAAATTATATAGAGAATGAACTTCAAAATCCCATAGCAGCACATAATACTATTTCAAAAATTATAGAAACCTATGAAAATTTGGCGTTCTCTCCAAATATAGGGATTTCTGTGGAAAAATATGTTTCATTTCCTACCGATTATAAGTTCGTGCTTGCAAATAATTATTCAATATTTTATAGAATTGAAAACGAAGTTATAAGAATTATAAGAATTTTGTATTCAAGAAGAGATTTTGTTCGTATTTTATTTGGAGAGAATAGCAAATAG
- a CDS encoding type II toxin-antitoxin system prevent-host-death family antitoxin, with translation MIAIKPVSDLRNYNEVLQDVADESPVFLTKNGRGCYAVISIRDYEKLTATKTLFSELKKGEESALQNGWLDTTQVRKMTGL, from the coding sequence ATGATAGCTATAAAACCTGTTTCGGATTTGCGTAATTATAATGAAGTTTTGCAGGATGTTGCCGATGAATCGCCGGTATTTCTTACTAAAAATGGCAGAGGGTGTTATGCGGTGATTTCCATAAGAGATTACGAAAAATTGACAGCTACAAAAACTCTTTTTTCTGAATTGAAGAAAGGCGAAGAGTCTGCTTTGCAAAATGGATGGCTGGACACAACTCAAGTCAGAAAAATGACAGGACTTTGA
- a CDS encoding GNAT family N-acetyltransferase, whose product MDLNFRLSKDAEYIAEMNKTAQELHYTLYPEYFKPFSYNETVEFLNKQLQEENWFCFIASYARKDVGYALFYIRDYQENPFRKAYKGVHIDQISILPGYKRKGIGRGLINEIAKFAIQKKATQIELTHWELNEDAKYFYNAMGFHTYIRFVVKKLEN is encoded by the coding sequence ATGGATTTAAATTTTCGATTATCAAAAGATGCTGAATATATTGCCGAAATGAATAAAACGGCACAAGAGCTTCACTATACACTATATCCTGAATATTTTAAACCTTTTTCATATAATGAAACAGTCGAATTTCTGAACAAACAATTACAAGAGGAAAATTGGTTTTGTTTTATTGCCTCTTATGCTAGAAAAGATGTCGGCTATGCCCTATTTTATATTCGAGACTATCAGGAAAATCCTTTTCGAAAAGCATACAAAGGAGTACATATCGATCAAATCAGCATACTTCCCGGGTATAAGCGAAAAGGTATCGGTAGAGGCCTTATAAATGAAATTGCAAAATTTGCAATTCAGAAAAAAGCAACACAGATAGAGCTAACCCATTGGGAATTGAATGAAGATGCAAAATATTTTTATAATGCTATGGGATTTCATACATATATCAGATTTGTTGTTAAAAAACTTGAAAATTGA
- a CDS encoding Vat family streptogramin A O-acetyltransferase, whose translation MYGPQPNEIHPMKGFDQVCFIKNIITNQNIIVGDYSYYDDPVNSENFENNVLYHYPFIGDKLIIGKFCAIARDVKFIMNGANHKMNCFTTYPFSIFRNGWEKVTPEMEELPIKGDTVIQNDVWIGYNSLIMPGIKIGNGSIIASNSVVVKDVEPYSIVGGNPAKLIRKRFDNEIIDLLESIKWWDWPIEKITANLEILTSNDVSKLREISDMKIT comes from the coding sequence ATGTACGGTCCCCAACCCAATGAAATACACCCTATGAAGGGGTTTGATCAAGTATGTTTTATTAAGAATATAATTACTAATCAAAATATAATCGTTGGCGATTATTCGTATTACGATGATCCAGTAAATTCAGAAAACTTTGAAAATAATGTTCTGTATCATTATCCATTCATTGGAGACAAATTAATTATTGGAAAGTTTTGTGCCATTGCCCGAGATGTTAAGTTCATAATGAATGGTGCAAATCATAAAATGAATTGTTTCACAACATATCCATTTTCAATATTTAGAAATGGATGGGAAAAAGTAACACCAGAAATGGAAGAGTTACCAATTAAAGGTGATACGGTAATTCAGAATGATGTGTGGATTGGTTATAATTCTTTAATAATGCCCGGAATAAAGATAGGTAATGGTTCAATAATTGCATCAAATTCTGTTGTAGTAAAAGATGTAGAACCATATTCAATCGTTGGAGGAAATCCTGCAAAATTAATACGAAAAAGATTTGATAATGAAATTATTGATCTTTTAGAAAGTATAAAATGGTGGGATTGGCCAATAGAAAAAATAACGGCAAATCTCGAGATACTTACCTCAAATGATGTAAGTAAATTACGAGAAATTAGTGATATGAAAATCACCTAA
- a CDS encoding HAD family hydrolase: MLFAFDLDGTLLNSKKEISESNKKAVQKLYLAGHKIVIATARPPRSIDSKIKKLGVPTDNIYYNGALVRCFDGITFSHFIEKDVFKEVFYYIKENDKCAVVSIEDNDTWFSSSTFDFKDFYSVDDGPEIITETKLLQKNPNKILINSYSDLNYLNEKFNNICNVIETDSKTLIQIMDKNASKEKSINEISKKYKIRSNDIYCFGDDYNDIEMFKFCKNAVAMGNAISELKTIAKFVTETNDNDGVAKFLVEKGIIT; encoded by the coding sequence ATGTTATTTGCATTTGATTTAGATGGAACTTTATTAAATTCTAAAAAGGAAATATCTGAATCTAATAAAAAAGCTGTTCAAAAACTGTATTTAGCCGGTCATAAAATTGTAATAGCAACAGCTCGCCCTCCTAGAAGCATAGATTCTAAGATTAAAAAACTTGGAGTTCCAACAGATAATATTTATTATAATGGTGCTCTTGTTCGCTGTTTTGATGGTATAACTTTTTCACATTTTATAGAAAAAGATGTCTTTAAGGAAGTATTTTATTATATAAAAGAAAATGATAAATGTGCCGTGGTTTCTATCGAAGATAATGATACATGGTTTTCGTCTTCCACTTTTGATTTTAAGGATTTTTATTCTGTAGATGATGGTCCTGAAATTATTACGGAGACTAAGTTACTTCAAAAAAATCCGAATAAGATATTGATAAATTCTTATTCAGATTTAAATTATTTAAATGAAAAGTTTAATAACATTTGTAATGTAATAGAGACGGATTCAAAGACATTAATTCAAATAATGGATAAGAATGCATCAAAAGAGAAATCAATTAATGAGATTTCTAAAAAATATAAAATCAGGTCTAATGATATATATTGTTTTGGTGATGATTACAATGATATTGAAATGTTCAAATTTTGTAAGAATGCCGTGGCAATGGGAAATGCAATTAGTGAATTGAAAACAATTGCAAAATTCGTGACTGAGACAAATGATAACGATGGTGTTGCTAAATTTCTTGTTGAAAAAGGAATTATCACCTAA
- the mazF gene encoding endoribonuclease MazF: protein MVNSNYVPDRGDLVWLDFNPQAGHEQKGRRPAICISQKRYNQKVGLALFCPITSHIKGYPFEIVLDNHSINGCILSDQVKNLDYKKRSCDFIEKTTEEEINAVVDNIKLLIE from the coding sequence ATGGTGAATTCAAATTATGTTCCCGATAGAGGCGATTTAGTTTGGCTTGATTTTAATCCGCAAGCAGGACATGAGCAGAAAGGTCGTCGTCCTGCAATTTGCATTTCTCAAAAAAGATACAATCAAAAAGTCGGACTTGCTTTATTTTGTCCTATTACAAGCCATATAAAAGGCTATCCTTTTGAAATTGTATTGGATAATCATTCGATAAATGGCTGTATTCTTAGCGACCAAGTAAAGAACCTTGATTATAAAAAAAGAAGTTGTGATTTTATAGAAAAAACAACAGAAGAAGAGATAAATGCTGTTGTAGATAATATAAAGTTGTTGATTGAGTAA
- a CDS encoding AbrB/MazE/SpoVT family DNA-binding domain-containing protein, producing MQVVVQKWGNSLGFRIPSLWAKDNNVKNGSKIEVIAEKGKIVILPQEKTLDDMLAMVTSENVHSEISTGYSVGDEEW from the coding sequence ATGCAGGTTGTAGTTCAGAAATGGGGTAATAGTCTCGGATTTAGAATACCCTCTCTTTGGGCAAAAGATAATAATGTAAAGAATGGAAGCAAAATAGAAGTAATCGCAGAAAAAGGAAAAATCGTAATTCTTCCTCAGGAAAAAACTCTTGATGATATGCTGGCAATGGTTACTTCTGAAAATGTTCATTCGGAAATCTCTACAGGTTATTCAGTAGGTGACGAAGAATGGTGA
- a CDS encoding BrnA antitoxin family protein, whose amino-acid sequence MREEYDFSKAIKNPYVDRLKKQITIRLDDDIIAYFKNMAENSGIPYQNLINLYLKDCTKKKKKLDIQFS is encoded by the coding sequence ATGAGAGAAGAATATGATTTTTCAAAAGCTATTAAAAACCCTTATGTTGATAGGCTAAAGAAGCAGATAACAATACGTCTTGATGACGATATTATTGCATATTTTAAAAATATGGCTGAAAATTCAGGAATACCGTATCAAAATTTAATCAATTTGTATCTTAAAGACTGCACAAAAAAGAAAAAGAAATTAGACATACAATTTTCATAA
- a CDS encoding type II toxin-antitoxin system RelE/ParE family toxin, which yields MKFKVEKIPEAEKEYSELTDIQRKILDRDFKIIETIGIEFVKRRFLRNGIFEIKSNDVRALFKYKENAIILIGLIYVKKSRRAPDDVIRLAKTRLKGE from the coding sequence ATGAAGTTTAAAGTAGAAAAAATTCCTGAAGCAGAAAAAGAATATTCGGAATTAACAGACATTCAAAGAAAAATATTAGATAGAGATTTTAAAATTATTGAAACTATCGGTATAGAATTCGTAAAACGTAGATTTTTAAGAAACGGTATTTTTGAAATTAAAAGTAATGATGTTAGAGCTTTGTTTAAATATAAAGAAAATGCGATTATTCTTATAGGGTTAATATATGTAAAAAAAAGCCGTAGAGCACCTGATGATGTAATAAGGCTTGCTAAAACTAGATTGAAAGGAGAATAG
- a CDS encoding adenylate/guanylate cyclase domain-containing protein, whose amino-acid sequence MLTKRARNNIYRKFCNDIGIESLQENFNLKKNIDKINNREAYSAVAYIDIYNFSSKIMNFTPIEVKNYLYEYYSYILPNVQRYNGEIDKIMGDGIIVVFSKIFGEIYNNKAASDNCFCCCKDCIESLYNTDFEVKAAIGTGKLFFCKTGIEQIYEEYTCIGHPLTIAYRLENIAEKNQILLMANTPLCNRVNNSMNDYLIDWEPGEANIILKGIKQKTVHIVQY is encoded by the coding sequence ATGCTTACTAAAAGAGCTCGTAATAATATTTATAGAAAGTTTTGTAACGATATAGGTATTGAATCTTTACAAGAAAACTTCAACTTGAAAAAAAATATTGATAAAATTAATAATCGAGAAGCATATTCAGCTGTTGCATATATAGATATTTATAATTTTTCATCTAAAATCATGAATTTTACTCCGATAGAAGTTAAGAATTACTTATATGAATATTATTCATATATATTACCTAATGTTCAAAGGTATAATGGAGAAATTGATAAAATTATGGGAGATGGAATAATAGTTGTGTTTTCAAAAATATTTGGTGAAATATATAATAACAAAGCTGCTTCTGATAATTGTTTCTGTTGCTGTAAAGACTGTATTGAAAGTTTGTATAATACTGATTTTGAAGTTAAAGCAGCAATTGGTACTGGAAAGTTGTTTTTCTGCAAAACAGGTATTGAACAAATATATGAAGAATATACTTGCATAGGGCATCCTTTGACGATTGCTTATCGATTAGAAAATATAGCAGAAAAAAATCAAATATTATTAATGGCAAATACACCGCTATGTAATCGTGTAAATAATTCTATGAATGACTATCTTATTGATTGGGAACCAGGTGAAGCAAACATTATTTTAAAAGGTATTAAGCAAAAAACAGTACATATTGTTCAATATTAA
- a CDS encoding Pycsar system effector family protein produces the protein MKENDLLKFIFENVNHWLEFAEKKNSYLFSVYSINSLVIVILTSIEKTKMLPKYGVIIFIILYVIALFVSILSIFPNIKISQKLLTFGKNKKINKSDNLLFYGDVSKYSFDEYKKVLIDEYKLEDRELKLDEDLLKQIIINSNIAVFKYKCFKLSSIFLSLAALLLFIFMVKVII, from the coding sequence ATGAAAGAAAATGATTTGTTAAAATTTATTTTTGAAAATGTTAATCATTGGTTGGAATTTGCAGAAAAGAAGAATTCCTATCTATTTTCTGTATATTCAATAAATTCCTTAGTAATAGTCATATTAACTTCGATAGAAAAAACTAAAATGTTACCTAAATATGGAGTAATTATATTTATCATTTTGTATGTCATTGCTTTATTCGTCTCTATATTATCGATATTTCCAAATATTAAGATATCTCAAAAACTACTTACATTTGGCAAGAATAAAAAAATAAATAAATCTGACAATCTACTGTTTTATGGTGATGTGTCAAAATATAGTTTTGATGAATATAAAAAGGTACTCATAGATGAATATAAATTAGAGGATAGAGAACTAAAATTAGATGAGGATTTATTAAAGCAGATAATTATTAATTCAAATATTGCTGTTTTTAAATATAAATGCTTTAAACTCTCATCAATATTTTTATCTTTGGCGGCACTGTTATTATTTATTTTTATGGTGAAAGTGATAATTTAA
- a CDS encoding integron integrase, which produces MFIEIRPYEKERLSVRFKAAGDDFSKILQSIKKVPNRAWKPSGYFWIIPADRNSCDILLNNLYNEGICRADSGFIFKNCEPNDSNKPHDIEPFNTEIIGERNNHTATDVQCILNKLEEVITAKHYSKRTMEAYSYWISRFIHENKDKNLKTLSDTEINAFVSRLAVKEKAAASSQNQALAAILFLYKNILGLTIRTPENIVRAKKPKKLPAVMTREETAKIFSLLPENDYGLLIRLLYGTGMRLMEALRLRIQDIDFGKNEITVHCGKGAKDRKTVLPVSLKFPLQKHMEKVRLIHEADCKEGFGSVPLPFALAKKYPNAGKAWAWQWVFPQARRWRNKETGEQGRHHIDPSVIQRTLHEAVLKSGIPKPIGCHTFRHSFATHLLEAGYDIRTIQELLGHSDVKTTMVYTHVLNRGGLGIQSPIDRM; this is translated from the coding sequence AATTAGGCCTTATGAAAAAGAGCGTTTGTCGGTACGTTTTAAAGCTGCGGGAGATGATTTTTCTAAAATTCTGCAATCAATAAAAAAAGTACCTAACAGGGCTTGGAAACCGTCCGGATATTTCTGGATTATACCTGCAGATCGTAATTCTTGTGATATTTTATTAAACAACCTTTATAATGAAGGGATTTGCAGGGCAGATTCCGGCTTTATCTTTAAAAATTGTGAACCTAATGATAGCAACAAGCCTCATGATATTGAGCCTTTTAATACTGAAATTATTGGAGAAAGGAATAATCATACTGCAACCGATGTTCAGTGCATTTTAAATAAGTTGGAAGAAGTTATTACTGCAAAACACTACAGCAAGCGTACAATGGAGGCCTACAGCTATTGGATAAGCCGCTTTATTCATGAAAATAAGGATAAAAATCTTAAAACTCTTTCCGATACGGAAATAAATGCCTTTGTGAGCCGCCTTGCAGTCAAAGAAAAGGCTGCCGCTTCAAGCCAAAATCAGGCTCTTGCGGCTATTTTGTTTCTATATAAAAATATATTAGGCTTAACTATAAGGACTCCTGAAAATATAGTCCGTGCTAAAAAGCCCAAAAAGCTGCCTGCCGTAATGACTCGTGAGGAAACTGCAAAGATATTTTCTCTTTTGCCTGAAAACGATTACGGGCTTCTTATCCGTTTGCTTTACGGAACCGGAATGCGGCTTATGGAAGCCTTGCGGTTAAGGATTCAGGATATTGATTTTGGGAAAAACGAAATTACGGTACACTGCGGAAAGGGTGCGAAAGACCGTAAAACCGTACTTCCTGTTTCTCTTAAATTTCCGCTTCAAAAACATATGGAAAAAGTCCGCCTTATACATGAGGCAGACTGCAAGGAAGGTTTCGGTTCGGTGCCGCTTCCGTTTGCTCTTGCAAAAAAATATCCCAATGCCGGTAAGGCTTGGGCATGGCAGTGGGTGTTTCCTCAAGCACGCCGATGGCGTAACAAAGAAACCGGCGAGCAAGGGCGCCACCATATCGATCCTTCGGTTATTCAGCGAACTCTGCATGAAGCGGTTTTAAAGTCCGGCATCCCAAAGCCGATAGGTTGTCATACTTTCCGCCACTCATTTGCAACGCACTTGCTTGAAGCCGGCTACGATATCCGCACCATACAAGAGCTTCTCGGCCACAGCGATGTTAAAACCACTATGGTTTACACCCATGTCTTAAACCGCGGCGGACTAGGCATTCAAAGCCCTATCGACAGGATGTGA